A stretch of the Aegilops tauschii subsp. strangulata cultivar AL8/78 chromosome 4, Aet v6.0, whole genome shotgun sequence genome encodes the following:
- the LOC141022051 gene encoding uncharacterized protein, with translation MGFIHPRHWFLRILEPHGSEVQAGVQEKGTELEEAAVGAEPVEDEAGRRISKTPSSPMLMTMQPTPDQIRGRSGGLGIFWNDEIKLEVVGYSEYHIDVTVDELVDTKIRATFVYGEAQVNLRYKTWDMLKGIVGTTNLPWVVMSDFNEVLQAHEHDGVGSRSQGQMDAFRDALDTCGLTDLGYIGRSYRRCTILEENLGVQGMERVLDTIPQKVTPAMNDVLNALYSAQEVKTALFEMFPTKAPGPDGFPAHFFQRHWDVCGDEVTKAVLKIMEGKESPESINDTILVLIPKIASKVMSNRLKVILPEIISEEQSAFVPVLFNGKKLEGFKPSRGIRQGDPISPYLFLIAAKGLSCLLKSRSEPSSGILLSSVGAENKQYEVIYFSKGVPESIQNDIKVLLNVPNETLNEKYLGMPSDVGNSKNGCFKYLKDRLWSKVQGWIETTMSTAGKEVLVKSVAQAVPVYSMSCFKLPRGLCEHLNKLIRKFWWGSKEGKRKPHWVSWKEMTQPKGMGGLGFKDFELFNLSMLARQAWHILQNPDSMCSRLLKGVYYPNGSILSAHLGNNPSQVWRAILEGRDILRQGLVRRIGNGATTRIWEDNWLPRNEMMRPYGCLLNNPPTYVSELIDMTSATWDKQKVQATFMNMDAKVILVSTRQRREAWLENRAGSSNTTVEEAQWKRLWKTEVPRKVRMFLWRLSKQSIPTNDVRVHRHMSDSSACSICGAPDSWKHSLLECTMSRCTWALVDDELAQTLATNTEPKAKQWLFTLMSALSHESFVKLSVTLWAIWAARRKAIHEGLFQSPQTINGFINRYLQELKMLAAPTTNPNQRAVRVTTSIQRPKAPPPGHAKIHVDTSCRKGLGGAAAAVCRDETGAYLGSSALVIAGVDDLEILETIACREALALAQDLNIQNLLVASDSKGAVGAIINRSCGTNGAIVMEIQHIAVNLSCKFFF, from the exons ATGGGGTTCATCCACCCAAGGCACTGGTTTTTAAGGATCTTAGAGCCTCATGGTTCAGAGGTCCAGGCAGGGGTCCAGGAGAAGGGAACAGAGCTTGAGGAGGCCGCGGTAGGGGCCGAGCCAGTGGAGGACGAGGCCGGGAGGCGTATCAGCAAAACCCCTTCGAGCCCAATGCTTATGACAATGCAGCCAACGCCCGATCAGAT TCGTGGTAGAAGTGGTGGTCTAGGAATCTTTTGGAATGATGAAATAAAGCTTGAGGTTGTTGGGTATTCTGAGTACCACATAGATGTGACCGTTGATGAGTTGGTTGACACAAAAATCAGAGCTACTTTTGTTTATGGTGAAGCCCAGGTAAACCTGCGTTATAAAACTTGGGATATGCTCAAGGGAATTGTTGGCACCACCAATCTTCCTTGGGTAGTGATGAGTGACTTCAACGAGGTCCTCCAAGCGCACGAGCATGACGGCGTGGGTAGCAGAAGCCAAGGCCAGATGGACGCTTTTCGTGATGCGTTGGACACTTGTGGCCTGACGGACCTCGGCTACATTGGAAGAAGCTACAGGAGATGCACGATTCTCGAGGAAAATCTG GGTGTTCAGGGCATGGAGAGGGTTCTAGACACTATTCCTCAGAAGGTAACTCCAGCGATGAATGATGTACTAAATGCTCTGTACAGTGCCCAAGAGGTCAAAACCGCACTTTTTGAAATGTTTCCCACGAAGGCGCCGGGCCCCGATGGCTTCCCAGCTCATTTTTTTCAGCGCCACTGGGACGTGTGCGGGGATGAGGTCACCAAAGCAGTCCTGAAAATCATGGAGGGGAAAGAGTCACCAGAAAGTATCAATGACACTATTTTGGTTCTGATCCCAAAG ATTGCTTCAAAGGTGATGTCAAACCGGCTTAAGGTAATCCTTCCAGAGATAATTTCAGAAGAACAATCAGCTTTTGTTCCAG TATTGTTTAATGGGAAGAAGCTTGAGGGTTTTAAACCATCAAGAGGAATCAGACAAGGGGACCCAATCTCCCCGTATTTGTTCTTGATAGCAGCAAAGGGCCTGTCATGCCTGTTAAAATCGAGAA GTGAACCAAGTTCTGGTATATTATTGTCAAGCGTCGGGGCAGAGAATAAACAATATGAAGTCATCTACTTCAGCAAGGGGGTCCCAGAGAGTATTCAGAATGATATAAAGGTTTTGTTAAATGTGCCAAATGAAACTCTTAATGAAAAGTACCTTGGAATGCCCTCTGATGTAGGTAACAGCAAGAATGGGTGTTTCAAATACCTCAAAGATAGATTATGGAGCAAAGTCCAAGGATGGATTGAGACCACCATGTCTACGGCGGGCAAGGAAGTTCTTGTCAAATCTGTGGCTCAGGCGGTGCCTGTCTACTCTATGTCATGCTTTAAACTTCCCCGAGGCTTATGTGAACACCTCAACAAGCTTATCAGGAAGTTCTGGTGGGGCAGCAAAGAAGGGAAGAGGAAGCCCCACTGGGTATCATGGAAAGAGATGACTCAACCAAAAGGAATGGGGGGGCTGGGCTTTAAAGATTTTGAGCTTTTTAATCTCTCAATGCTTGCCAGACAGGCGTGGCACATCTTGCAAAACCCTGACAGCATGTGCTCGCGTTTGCTCAAAGGCGTTTACTACCCCAATGGATCAATCTTAAGTGCCCATCTTGGTAACAACCCGAGCCAGGTGTGGAGAGCAATACTGGAGGGAAGAGATATCCTCAGACAGGGCCTGGTCCGCCGCATCGGTAACGGAGCGACCACAAGGATCTGGGAAGATAATTGGCTCCCTCGGAATGAAATGATGAGGCCTTATGGATGCTTGCTAAACAATCCACCGACCTATGTTTCGGAACTGATTGATATGACCTCGGCTACTTGGGACAAACAGAAGGTCCAAGCAACTTTCATGAACATGGATGCTAAGGTTATTCTGG TGAGCACAAGGCAGAGACGTGAGGCATGGTTGGAAAATAGGGCTGGTTCCTCCAACACCACCGTGGAAGAGGCACAATGGAAGAGATTATGGAAAACCGAAGTACCGAGGAAGGTTCGCATGTTCCTTTGGAGGTTATCAAAACAATCTATACCGACTAATGATGTCAGGGTGCACCGCCACATGTCAGACTCTAGCGCATGCAGCATTTGCGGCGCCCCAGATTCATGGAAACATTCCCTCTTGGAATGCACAATGTCAAGATGCACGTGGGCCCTCGTTGATGATGAACTGGCACAAACTTTGGCAACGAACACAGAACCGAAAGCGAAACAATGGCTATTTACCCTAATGAGTGCATTATCGCATGAGTCGTTCGTGAAGCTATCCGTTACTTTGTGGGCTATTTGGGCGGCGCGCCGGAAAGCGATTCATGAAGGTTTATTCCAAAGCCCCCAAACCATCAACGGCTTCATCAACAGGTATCTACAGGAGCTTAAGATGCTGGCTGCACCAACCACTAATCCGAATCAGCGAGCTGTCCGGGTGACCACTAGTATCCAGCGCCCAAAAGCTCCACCGCCGGGTCATGCAAAGATTCACGTTGATACTTCTTGCCGCAAGGGGTTAGGAGGTGCAGCAGCAGCTGTTTGTCGGGATGAAACTGGAGCTTACCTGGGAAGTTCAGCCCTGGTGATTGCAGGCGTCGACGACCTGGAGATTCTTGAAACAATTGCTTGTAGGGAGGCGCTAGCTTTGGCACAGGATCTTAATATTCAAAACCTGCTTGTGGCATCAGACTCCAAGGGGGCAGTTGGAGCGATCATCAACAGAAGCTGTGGAACGAATGGTGCTATCGTCATGGAGATTCAACATATAGCTGTTAATCTGAGTTgtaaattttttttttga
- the LOC109772793 gene encoding E3 ubiquitin-protein ligase WAV3-like, with protein MASAGQRCAGCYGGIGRSEAAFSSECAHTFHPLCVSGAHSCPSCSAFWSFTPTFQLSPLHPQPARMPTVHHGAATSRLACGVCKRAFGYGTPTFTSECQHRFHLACVTGSVCPVCNARWPYQVSSYPYLHPYQFPPPPPMWTSPFVDQPSPAVYDDDEPLEPLATPLDDWDLVQDAANGGGRLVLDAHCEHPAVARGEPHDSFVVLVHAKAPGAATAAAAEQARTPLDLVTVLDVSGSMTGLKIALLKKAMEFVVDQLGPADRLSVVAFSTDARRVIPLTRMSDVGKVKAKDAVQLLMADGGTNILKGLTEAAKVLDGRRHKNAVASVILLSDGQDTYNLGGGGYGYGSVSYSKNYRALVPGSLLSSAGHRSTPIHTFGFGGDHDSSAMHTIAEETGGTFSFIEDETVVQDSFAQCIGGLLSVVVQEALITVKCVHPVRVRAVKSGRYDSSIDAYARSASVDVGELYADEERRFLLLVDVPKAGDADEVTQLMKVTCTYRDTATGQVVDVAGEDVEVQRPVELAKDQQPSMEVAREKFRVEATEDIAAARAAAERGEYTEAARILDRRQEALLPALADDARCKALVEELRELSTRVASRREYEKSGRACILTGYSSHAQQRAASACVAGAGGGYRCPPPPGGAGGMGMGGAASVFGFGAAGAYATPAMQMMVGASRQVREQQQQQPSTLKRKSGSDGGN; from the coding sequence ATGGCGAGCGCAGGCCAGCGGTGCGCCGGCTGCTACGGCGGCATCGGACGCTCGGAGGCCGCCTTCTCGTCGGAGTGCGCCCACACTTTCCACCCGCTATGCGTCTCCGGCGCCCACTCGTGTCCGTCCTGTTCCGCGTTCTGGAGCTTCACGCCGACCTTCCAGCTGTCTCCCTTGCACCCGCAGCCTGCCCGGATGCCGACCGTGCACCACGGCGCTGCTACGTCGAGGTTAGCGTGCGGCGTATGCAAGCGCGCCTTTGGATACGGCACCCCCACCTTCACGTCCGAGTGTCAGCACAGGTTCCATCTCGCCTGCGTCACCGGCTCCGTCTGCCCGGTCTGCAACGCCCGCTGGCCATACCAGGTGTCCTCGTACCCTTACTTACACCCGTACCAgttcccgccgccgccgccgatgtgGACGTCTCCCTTCGTGGACCAGCCATCGCCagccgtgtacgacgacgacgagCCGTTGGAGCCTCTGGCGACGCCGCTCGACGACTGGGATCTCGTCCAGGACGCGGCCAACGGCGGAGGCAGGCTCGTCCTCGACGCGCACTGCGAGCACCCAGCCGTCGCGAGGGGGGAGCCGCACGACAGCTTCGTGGTGCTGGTCCACGCCAAGGCCCCTGGCGCAGctaccgcggcggcggcggagcaagCGCGCACGCCGCTTGACCTCGTCACCGTGCTGGACGTCAGCGGCAGCATGACTGGCCTCAAGATCGCGCTgctcaagaaggccatggagttcGTCGTCGACCAGCTCGGCCCTGCTGACCGTCTCAGCGTCGTCGCCTTCTCAACGGACGCGCGTCGGGTCATCCCGCTCACGCGCATGTCGGACGTCGGGAAGGTCAAGGCCAAGGACGCCGTGCAGTTGCTCATGGCTGACGGTGGAACAAACATCCTCAAGGGCCTCACCGAAGCTGCCAAGGTGCTCGACGGTCGCCGGCACAAGAACGCCGTCGCCAGCGTCATCCTTCTCTCGGACGGCCAGGACACGTACAACCTGGGAGGAGGAGGTTACGGCTACGGCTCGGTCTCCTACTCGAAGAACTACCGTGCTCTCGTGCCAGGCTCCTTGCTGAGTAGCGCCGGCCACCGATCGACACCGATACACACGTTTGGCTTTGGCGGCGACCACGACTCGTCAGCCATGCACACTATCGCGGAGGAGACAGGTGGCACTTTCTCTTTCATCGAGGACGAGACGGTGGTGCAGGACTCGTTCGCGCAGTGCATCGGCGGGCTCCTCTCCGTCGTCGTGCAGGAGGCGCTCATCACCGTCAAGTGCGTGCACCCGGTGCGCGTCCGGGCAGTCAAGTCCGGCCGCTACGACAGCAGCATCGACGCGTACGCGCGCTCCGCCTCTGTAGACGTCGGCGAGCTCTACGCGGACGAGGAGAGGCGCTTCCTGCTGCTGGTGGATGTGCCCAAGGCCGGCGACGCTGACGAAGTCACGCAGCTCATGAAGGTGACCTGCACCTACCGCGACACGGCGACAGGACAGGTGGTGGACGTGGCCGGCGAGGACGTGGAAGTGCAGAGGCCGGTGGAGCTAGCCAAGGACCAGCAGCCCTCCATGGAGGTCGCGCGGGAGAAGTTCCGCGTGGAGGCGACGGAGGACATCGCGGCGGCGCGGGCCGCCGCGGAGCGCGGCGAGTACACGGAGGCCGCGAGGATACTGGACCGCAGGCAGGAGGCGCTGCTGCCGGCGCTGGCCGACGACGCGAGGTGCAAGGCGCTGGTGGAGGAGCTGCGCGAGCTGAGCACCCGCGTGGCGAGCCGGCGGGAGTATGAGAAGTCGGGGCGCGCGTGCATCCTGACAGGTTACAGCTCCCACGCGCAGCAGCGCGCCGCGTCGGCCTGCGTGGCCGGTGCCGGAGGAGGATACCGTTGCCCACCGCCGCCCGGGGGGGCTGGGGGCATGGGCATGGGCGGGGCGGCGTCGGTTTTTGGTTTCGGTGCGGCGGGGGCGTATGCGACGCCGGCGATGCAGATGATGGTGGGCGCGTCGAGGCAAGTACgtgagcagcagcagcagcagccatcGACGTTGAAGAGGAAGAGCGGAAGCGACGGCGGCAACTAA